In a single window of the Lujinxingia litoralis genome:
- a CDS encoding beta-ketoacyl synthase N-terminal-like domain-containing protein — protein sequence MKRPTPVAIVGQSCIFPGSLSPEAFWQNLLAGRDLLSPPAPGRWRAEPARAMGRPGWNNPGGYVRGFETIFDPQAYGLDAELLRHLDPLVQWSVHTAKIAYEQARNREQGRLAIYLGNLSLPSEGMARQVEEAHLPTPAREALARTRSDAHRRAGHYNRHMSGLPAHLVAHALGRPEAPAMALDAACASSLYAIKLGMERLRARTADLVLAGAVNRADPLFLNIGFQALQALSPTGQSRPFHRDADGLVPTEGCAFIALKRLDDALDCGDTILGVIHEVGLSNDGRSDGLLVPSSEGQIRALRAAYARCGVRPEDLSYIECHATGTALGDGRELHSLQALFPDQHDEALPIGSLKSNMGHAITAAGMAGLLKILASFSAHQLAPTIHCDAPLESLDHSAFRVVRSPEPWDTPRKVAALSAFGFGGNNSHLLVESWTGKSPAYLAQRSAKGSFDRIESNSCSTPGRADTPSPVSSGAEIAVVALATLLPTGQLSHTLLNADQVDNAPPERRRLSSIDIPLQGLRFPPRDLEVSAPQQLAMLRVAIDAAAQTEPLPRERTGVFVGMQTDPDVVRHGVRARQHALPPEQRNAIAPPLSAAAVIGGLPNIVANRLNAHFDLGGASLTTSAEELGGVAALEEAIAAIRRGELDAAIVGAVELADDLEADAAVALILKRRDLAEADNDTILATLPEDSDLRDAANLDAALPPCGSARGLLAVAAAIALPEHALPRVGNATGLRAATVLETTSALAAPHRLALQRAPRPVIEDAPRVHFVKQPAAAFIVAATDDELTTKVARLSRHTEHGEHPGEGVYPLAGDAALRGQIAQVFTGAAASYHGMGQGLLLAFPKLVDDLRHRFTRLDAASRWMTHPDAGARPTPLDKLFAASVLAQLHNDLTTGLLGIDFDAALGFSSGETNALFATGVWRDFDDLYDQFSSSGAFTRALGGQFDVLKKAWAKHLAPDEVPRWESWRVVGPQEAVEAAIADEPLVRLTLFNAPDDVTIGGHAPAIARVLKALPEHRASDLHYDIAVHIPELGGFQERWLKLHTRTCHPTRRRLYSHAFLDHYEPSAPRVAEALLGQAMRPVNFPALINAAYEDGVRIFVEHGPRTTLGPWIKKTLGDRPHLCVSLDAASDTGLRPLANAIARLAAAGVSVNWEAYNAHLELATSPHSRTRRDPSGGQTSPRNHATLSYPAHWSDYQISSLEPSRHPKPGAPARPFLSSADDPIMPEKPTQLPRAPRLPRVSDPAIHAPASAPTVEAPLPANLPVGAPVPLTAAQPPTSVAPAGPGVLPPYFDLQRQAYQRYLQVLATQSEVHRAFLAQTQRAWQLAQTGQPASQSTSQGQTSPGIDAAFPRSTTPRTPRLSPTFYKSQGQTSDTSRGQTSRTYSQPHSPAANTTRGQTSDTSRGQTSHTSGGQTSPGNSAESSSPAAPRPVGPTFSRADLEVLASGKISQVLGPLFSIQDDFPRQVRMPEPPLLLADRVTGIDAEPGVVSTGTIWTETDITPEAWYLHRGHIPAGVMIEAGQADLLLISWMGADFQNRGERIYRLLGCELTYRGGLPQAGDTLKYDIHIDGHANQGPIRIFFFHYDCRVGDDIRLSVRQGQAGFFSDAELAESMGVLWTPEKEELEPAPEHITSLIDPAQVPASWSADQVQAFADGRPGECFGTGYERLLTHTLTPAIHAGNMCLMGAVEELDPSGGPWGRGYLRSRLPITPDHWFFEGHFKNDPCMPGTLMFEAGMQAMSFYMAACGLTLERDGWRFEPVPDVPYQLRCRGQVTPSSRELCFELYVEELTDPTNGRPTLRAHIMATVDGLKAFHCRSMQMHLVPDTPMGERLACEGLPARRDPRAVTRGGVTHDRFALEATGIGPATACMGPAYQRYQDAGRMPRLPGDPFQFMTRVAEFSSEPGQSAPGDEVVVEYDLPDDAWYFDHNDRPVVPYAVLLEAALQPCGWLSLTSRAFVDATDPLYYRNLDGQATLLAEFTPGGGTLRTHAKMINQSCSGSMIIQSFEVRCTIDDMAVYELTTTFGFFPKAALQNQIGLPLTDRDSARLAAPANVVIDHSWRASCSTLGQTPQDELPAIIDLSSSPDPEHPELWPDTMLRMIDRLSSWEESAQGVRLRTEKDVDPAEWFFKAHFFQDPVQPGSLGVEAMIQSLRYALLRLGLHRRFENPIIEPLALGEAMTWKYRGQVIPENKRITVLLDLHTIKETATSTLLVSEAWLFIDGLKIYHTEHLSLRVLEAHP from the coding sequence ATGAAGCGCCCCACCCCGGTGGCCATTGTCGGCCAGTCCTGCATCTTCCCCGGCTCGCTCTCCCCGGAGGCGTTCTGGCAGAACCTGCTGGCCGGCCGCGATCTTCTTAGCCCTCCCGCCCCCGGGCGCTGGCGCGCCGAGCCCGCCCGGGCCATGGGCCGGCCCGGCTGGAACAACCCCGGCGGGTATGTTCGCGGCTTTGAGACGATCTTTGATCCGCAAGCCTACGGCCTGGATGCCGAGCTGCTACGCCACCTCGATCCCCTGGTGCAGTGGTCGGTGCATACCGCCAAGATCGCCTACGAGCAGGCCCGCAACCGGGAGCAGGGCCGCCTGGCCATTTACCTGGGCAACCTCTCCTTGCCCAGCGAGGGGATGGCGCGCCAGGTCGAGGAGGCCCACCTGCCGACCCCGGCCCGCGAGGCGCTCGCCAGAACCCGCAGCGACGCCCACCGGCGAGCCGGCCACTACAACCGGCACATGAGCGGGCTTCCGGCACACCTGGTCGCCCACGCCCTCGGCCGCCCCGAAGCCCCGGCCATGGCCCTGGACGCGGCCTGCGCCTCCTCGCTCTACGCCATCAAGCTCGGCATGGAACGCCTGCGCGCGCGCACAGCCGACCTGGTGCTGGCCGGCGCCGTCAACCGCGCCGATCCCCTCTTTTTGAACATCGGCTTTCAGGCCCTTCAGGCCTTGAGCCCCACCGGCCAGAGCCGCCCCTTCCATCGCGATGCCGACGGCCTGGTCCCCACCGAAGGTTGCGCCTTCATCGCCCTCAAACGCCTGGACGATGCCCTCGACTGTGGCGATACGATCCTGGGCGTCATCCACGAGGTGGGCCTCTCCAACGATGGGCGCTCCGACGGCCTGCTGGTCCCCAGCAGCGAAGGCCAGATTCGCGCCCTGCGGGCGGCCTACGCCCGCTGCGGCGTGCGCCCCGAAGATCTCTCCTACATCGAGTGCCACGCCACCGGCACCGCGCTGGGCGACGGGCGTGAACTCCACAGCCTCCAGGCCCTCTTTCCCGATCAACATGATGAAGCCCTCCCCATCGGCTCGCTCAAGAGCAACATGGGGCACGCCATCACCGCCGCCGGTATGGCCGGCCTGCTCAAGATCCTGGCATCCTTTAGCGCCCACCAACTCGCCCCGACCATCCACTGCGACGCCCCCCTGGAGAGCCTCGACCACAGCGCCTTCCGCGTGGTCCGGAGCCCGGAGCCCTGGGACACCCCCCGCAAAGTCGCCGCCCTCTCCGCCTTCGGTTTCGGCGGCAACAACAGCCACCTGCTCGTCGAATCCTGGACGGGCAAGTCCCCCGCATACCTCGCACAGCGATCCGCAAAGGGCTCGTTCGACCGCATAGAATCTAACTCATGTTCAACCCCCGGACGTGCAGATACCCCGTCGCCAGTCTCATCCGGCGCTGAAATTGCCGTCGTCGCCCTGGCCACGCTTTTGCCAACCGGGCAGTTGAGCCACACGCTTCTAAACGCCGACCAGGTCGATAACGCTCCGCCGGAGCGGCGCCGCCTGAGCTCGATCGACATCCCCCTGCAGGGCCTGCGCTTTCCGCCCCGCGATCTGGAGGTCTCCGCCCCTCAACAGCTGGCGATGCTGCGCGTGGCAATCGATGCCGCCGCGCAAACCGAACCCCTGCCCCGGGAGCGCACCGGCGTGTTTGTCGGCATGCAGACCGACCCCGACGTGGTGCGCCACGGAGTCCGAGCCCGTCAACACGCGCTGCCCCCGGAGCAGCGCAACGCCATCGCCCCGCCGCTGAGCGCGGCGGCGGTCATCGGCGGCCTCCCCAACATCGTGGCCAATCGCCTCAACGCCCACTTTGATCTGGGCGGCGCCTCCCTGACCACCAGCGCCGAGGAGCTCGGGGGCGTCGCCGCCCTGGAAGAAGCCATCGCCGCCATCCGACGCGGCGAACTCGACGCGGCGATCGTGGGCGCCGTGGAGCTGGCCGACGACCTGGAAGCCGACGCCGCCGTCGCCCTCATTCTCAAGCGCCGCGACCTGGCCGAGGCCGACAACGATACCATCCTGGCAACGCTCCCCGAAGACAGCGATCTGCGAGACGCCGCCAACCTCGACGCCGCCCTCCCCCCCTGCGGCAGCGCCCGGGGCCTGCTGGCGGTGGCTGCCGCCATCGCCCTTCCGGAGCACGCCCTTCCCCGCGTGGGCAACGCCACCGGCCTGCGCGCCGCCACTGTCCTGGAGACCACCTCCGCGCTGGCCGCGCCGCATCGCCTGGCCCTCCAGCGCGCGCCGCGTCCGGTCATCGAGGACGCCCCCCGGGTTCACTTCGTCAAACAGCCCGCCGCCGCGTTCATCGTCGCTGCCACCGACGATGAGCTGACTACCAAAGTCGCCCGGCTGAGCCGGCATACCGAGCACGGCGAACATCCCGGCGAAGGCGTCTACCCGCTCGCCGGCGACGCCGCACTCCGGGGGCAGATCGCCCAGGTCTTTACCGGCGCGGCCGCCTCCTACCACGGCATGGGACAGGGCCTGCTCCTGGCCTTCCCGAAGCTCGTCGACGACCTGCGCCACCGCTTCACTCGCCTGGACGCCGCCTCCCGCTGGATGACCCATCCCGATGCCGGCGCCCGCCCCACACCGCTCGATAAGCTCTTTGCCGCCTCCGTCCTGGCGCAACTTCATAACGACCTGACCACCGGTCTGCTCGGCATCGACTTCGACGCGGCCCTCGGCTTTAGCAGCGGAGAGACCAACGCGCTCTTTGCCACCGGCGTCTGGCGAGACTTTGATGACCTCTACGACCAGTTCTCCAGCAGCGGGGCCTTCACCCGGGCGCTCGGAGGACAGTTCGACGTGCTGAAAAAGGCCTGGGCCAAACACCTGGCCCCGGACGAAGTCCCCCGGTGGGAATCCTGGCGCGTGGTCGGCCCCCAAGAGGCCGTGGAGGCGGCCATCGCCGACGAGCCGCTGGTCCGCCTGACGCTTTTCAATGCCCCCGATGACGTGACCATCGGCGGCCACGCCCCGGCCATCGCCCGGGTCCTGAAGGCACTTCCCGAACATCGGGCCAGCGATCTCCACTACGACATCGCCGTGCATATCCCGGAGCTGGGAGGCTTTCAGGAGCGCTGGCTCAAGCTCCACACCCGCACCTGCCACCCCACCCGACGCCGCCTCTACAGCCACGCCTTTTTGGACCACTATGAGCCCTCCGCCCCCCGGGTGGCCGAGGCGCTGCTGGGCCAGGCGATGCGCCCGGTGAACTTTCCGGCCCTCATCAACGCCGCCTACGAAGATGGCGTGCGAATCTTTGTAGAACACGGGCCACGCACCACACTGGGCCCCTGGATTAAGAAGACCCTTGGCGATCGACCGCACCTCTGCGTCTCCCTCGACGCGGCCAGTGACACCGGCCTGCGCCCCCTGGCCAACGCCATCGCTCGCCTGGCGGCCGCCGGCGTCAGCGTCAACTGGGAGGCCTATAACGCGCACCTGGAACTCGCCACATCCCCCCATTCACGCACGCGCCGCGATCCGTCCGGGGGTCAGACATCCCCCCGAAATCACGCCACGTTAAGCTATCCGGCGCACTGGTCCGACTACCAGATTTCCAGCCTTGAGCCCTCTCGGCACCCCAAACCCGGCGCTCCCGCACGTCCCTTCCTTTCCTCGGCCGACGACCCCATCATGCCTGAAAAGCCCACCCAGCTCCCGCGGGCCCCGCGACTTCCCCGCGTGAGCGATCCCGCGATCCACGCCCCGGCAAGCGCCCCGACCGTCGAGGCCCCCCTCCCTGCCAACCTGCCCGTGGGCGCCCCAGTGCCTCTCACGGCTGCGCAACCCCCTACTTCGGTGGCCCCCGCCGGCCCCGGAGTCCTCCCGCCCTACTTCGATCTGCAACGTCAGGCCTATCAACGCTACCTCCAGGTGTTGGCCACACAGTCCGAGGTTCACCGGGCATTCCTGGCCCAGACCCAGCGCGCCTGGCAGCTGGCCCAGACCGGACAACCTGCCTCCCAGAGCACGTCCCAGGGTCAGACATCGCCCGGCATCGACGCGGCTTTTCCGCGCTCAACAACACCGCGCACTCCCCGTCTATCCCCCACGTTTTACAAGTCCCAGGGTCAGACATCTGACACGTCCCGGGGTCAGACATCCCGCACCTACTCACAGCCCCATTCGCCCGCTGCTAACACGACCCGGGGTCAGACATCTGACACGTCCCGGGGTCAGACATCCCACACATCCGGGGGTCAAACATCCCCCGGCAATAGCGCCGAATCCTCGTCGCCGGCGGCCCCGCGCCCCGTCGGTCCGACCTTCTCTCGTGCCGATCTGGAGGTGCTGGCCAGCGGCAAGATCTCCCAGGTTCTCGGTCCGCTCTTCTCCATTCAAGACGACTTCCCCCGCCAGGTTCGCATGCCCGAGCCCCCCCTGCTCCTGGCCGATCGCGTCACCGGCATCGACGCCGAGCCCGGGGTCGTCTCCACCGGGACCATCTGGACCGAGACCGACATCACCCCGGAGGCCTGGTACCTGCACCGCGGTCACATCCCGGCCGGCGTGATGATCGAGGCCGGACAGGCCGACCTCTTGCTCATCTCCTGGATGGGCGCCGACTTCCAGAACCGCGGCGAACGCATCTACCGCCTCCTGGGCTGCGAGCTGACCTACCGCGGTGGCCTCCCGCAGGCCGGTGACACCCTCAAATACGACATTCACATCGACGGGCACGCCAACCAGGGCCCCATCCGCATCTTCTTCTTCCACTACGACTGCCGCGTCGGCGACGACATCCGACTTTCGGTGCGTCAGGGCCAGGCCGGATTCTTCTCCGATGCCGAACTGGCCGAGTCGATGGGCGTGCTCTGGACCCCGGAAAAAGAAGAGCTGGAGCCCGCCCCCGAGCACATCACAAGCCTCATCGACCCGGCGCAGGTCCCGGCGTCCTGGAGCGCCGACCAGGTCCAGGCCTTCGCCGACGGCCGCCCTGGCGAGTGCTTCGGCACAGGCTACGAGCGCCTGCTCACCCACACGCTCACGCCCGCCATTCACGCCGGAAACATGTGCCTGATGGGCGCCGTCGAGGAGCTCGATCCCAGCGGCGGTCCCTGGGGCAGGGGATACCTGCGCAGTCGCCTCCCGATCACCCCGGATCACTGGTTCTTTGAGGGCCACTTCAAAAACGATCCCTGCATGCCCGGCACCCTGATGTTCGAGGCCGGGATGCAGGCGATGAGCTTCTACATGGCCGCCTGCGGCCTGACCCTGGAACGCGACGGATGGCGCTTTGAGCCGGTGCCCGATGTGCCCTACCAGCTGCGTTGCCGCGGGCAGGTCACGCCCTCCTCCCGAGAACTGTGCTTTGAGCTCTACGTCGAAGAACTCACCGACCCGACCAACGGACGCCCCACGCTGCGCGCCCACATCATGGCCACGGTCGACGGCCTCAAAGCTTTCCACTGCCGCTCCATGCAGATGCACCTGGTGCCCGACACCCCGATGGGCGAGCGCCTCGCCTGTGAGGGACTCCCGGCCCGACGCGACCCCCGGGCGGTGACCCGCGGGGGCGTCACCCACGACCGCTTCGCCCTGGAAGCCACCGGCATCGGCCCGGCCACCGCCTGCATGGGGCCGGCCTACCAGCGCTATCAGGATGCCGGAAGAATGCCCCGGCTGCCCGGCGATCCCTTCCAGTTTATGACCCGCGTGGCCGAGTTCTCCTCCGAGCCCGGCCAGAGCGCGCCGGGGGATGAGGTCGTCGTCGAATACGACCTTCCCGACGATGCCTGGTATTTCGACCATAACGACCGCCCCGTAGTCCCCTACGCGGTGCTCCTGGAAGCCGCGCTCCAGCCCTGTGGATGGCTCTCACTGACCTCCCGCGCGTTTGTCGACGCCACAGACCCGCTCTACTACCGAAACCTCGACGGCCAGGCCACGCTGCTGGCCGAGTTTACCCCCGGCGGTGGCACCCTTCGCACCCACGCGAAGATGATCAATCAGTCGTGCTCCGGCTCCATGATCATCCAGAGCTTCGAGGTCCGCTGCACCATCGACGATATGGCAGTCTACGAGTTGACCACGACCTTTGGCTTTTTCCCCAAAGCCGCGCTCCAAAATCAAATCGGACTGCCTCTGACCGACCGCGACTCCGCGCGCCTCGCTGCGCCGGCAAACGTCGTGATCGACCACAGCTGGCGGGCCTCATGTTCGACCCTGGGTCAGACACCCCAGGATGAACTCCCCGCGATCATCGACCTCTCTTCCTCTCCCGATCCGGAGCATCCCGAGCTCTGGCCCGACACCATGCTACGCATGATCGACCGCCTGAGCTCCTGGGAGGAGTCGGCCCAGGGCGTACGCCTGCGCACCGAAAAGGACGTCGACCCGGCCGAGTGGTTCTTCAAAGCCCACTTCTTCCAGGACCCGGTTCAGCCGGGCTCCCTGGGCGTGGAGGCGATGATTCAGTCGCTTCGCTACGCCCTGCTCCGTCTGGGGCTGCACCGCCGGTTTGAGAACCCGATCATCGAGCCCCTGGCCCTTGGCGAAGCGATGACCTGGAAGTACCGCGGTCAGGTCATCCCCGAAAATAAGCGCATCACCGTCCTGCTCGATCTCCACACCATCAAAGAGACCGCCACCAGCACCCTGCTCGTCAGCGAGGCCTGGCTTTTTATCGACGGTCTGAAGATCTACCACACCGAACACCTTTCTCTGCGCGTGCTCGAGGCTCACCCATGA